A single genomic interval of Penicillium psychrofluorescens genome assembly, chromosome: 2 harbors:
- a CDS encoding uncharacterized protein (ID:PFLUO_003244-T1.cds;~source:funannotate), producing the protein MDLANLLSAPNPAALITPAYTPASSYAPSAGSYFPPTTTAQKRSSPQQPPMSPPVDEQQQKPKCSLPSISTLLENADGQHAAKRPRLSPPIQAARLGRSQSYDVGLPPTPPMRPGSGVRSHSHSPGDPALNVKQDSQHRQPPSGRSSISSQASSAHLAGAYASPAPSVSSYTSPIDGPPQSAAGMYYPRPPASATFQPVVTSGPAQAMPRQMPMAMPLSQLPQSSNSSATTSIISPGTPAWQHHHYFPPSSSAPYQQTHDRYICRTCHKAFSRPSSLRIHSHSHTGEKPFQCTHAGCGKAFSVRSNMKRHERGCHSGRPVAVAASVAQTLVV; encoded by the exons ATGGATCTTGCAAATCTCCTCTCCGCCCCGAACCCGGCGGCTTTGATCACACCGGCCTACACGCCTGCCTCGTCGTATGCCCCATCAGCCGGTAGCTacttccctcccaccaccacagcacAGAAGCGGTCGTCCCCTCAACAGCCCCCAATGTCTCCGCCAGTCGACGAGCAGCAACAAAAACCCAAGtgctctctcccctccatctcgacTCTGCTCGAGAACGCAGATGGCCAGCACGCTGCCA AGCGTCCACGCCTCAGCCCCCCAATTCAGGCAGCCCGTCTAGGCCGCTCGCAGTCCTACGACGTCGGCCTGCCCCCAACGCCGCCAATGCGGCCGGGGTCCGGCGTCAGGAGCCACAGCCACTCGCCTGGCGATCCAGCCCTGAACGTGAAGCAGGACTCGCAGCACCGCCAACCACCATCCGGGCGCTCCTCTATCTCCAGCCAGGCCTCGTCGGCCCACCTGGCGGGTGCATATGCCTCGCCTGCACCCAGCGTCTCATCGTACACATCGCCCATTGATGGACCGCCCCAAAGCGCCGCGGGAATGTACTACCCGCGCCCACCGGCCTCAGCAACCTTCCAGCCCGTCGTCACCTCCGGCCCGGCGCAGGCAATGCCCAGGCAAATGCCAATGGCCATGCCTCTTTCCCAACTGCCGCAATCCTCCAACTCATCTGCTACCACGTCCATCATCTCCCCCGGCACACCGGCCTGGCAACACCACCACTACTTCCCCccctccagcagcgcgccCTACCAACAGACCCACGACCGCTACATCTGCCGCACCTGCCACAAGGCATTCTCGCGCCCCTCCTCGCTGCGCATCCACTCCCACTCGCACACTGGCGAGAAGCCCTTCCAGTGCACGCATGCGGGATGCGGGAAGGCGTTCAGTGTCCGCTCTAATATGAAGCGTCACGAGCGCGGGTGTCATTCTGGGAGGCCTGTTGCGGTTGCTGCTTCGGTAGCGCAGACTCTTGTTGTTTGA